The Thermovirga sp. genome contains the following window.
GACGACGCGGCGGGGATCGTGCTGGGCCAGTTCACCCATATTCCTCCCAGGAAGCCGAAGGAATCCTTCACGCTGCCGGAGGTCCTGGAGGCGATCATTGTCCCCGAAGGGAAGCCGACGCTGATAAACGGATGCTTTGGCCACGGCCCGAAGAAGGCGACCCTGCCCCTGGGGGCCCGGGCCGTGCTGGACGGTTCGAAGTCGACGCTGACGGTGGTGGAATCGGGGGTGGAGTGAAGAAACCGTGAATCGCCAGTCGTGAATCGGAAAAGCCAAAAGGCGCGAACAGTCAACGGCTGCCATGACGTTGTTTTCCTTGTTCCTGCTCGTAACAGCGGCTTTCCTCCACGCGGGATGGAACCTCGTCGCCAAGCGCGTCGCCGGCGGCGCAGCTTTTGCCTGGCTTTTCTCCCTTTTGGCTTCCCTGCTGCTTTTCCCCTTCGCGCTTCGTGCCTCCTGGGGGAGCAACTGCTGCTTCGGTAAGACTTTCATCTTCCTGGCAGTGATCAGCGCCGCCTTCGAAGCCGGCTATTACATCCTTCTCCAAAAAGGATACAAGGCGGGGGACCTGTCCGTCGTCTACCCCCTCGCAAGGGGAACGGGACCTCTTCTTTCCACCCTGCTGGCGATGGCGCTGCTGGGCGAGGACCCCACGCTCCTGAACCAGGCCGGGACCGGCCTGGTCATCGCAGGAATCTTCTGGATAGCCGGGGGCGTTTCCCTGTTCAGGGACTCTTGCTCGAGGGCGGCACCCCTCCTGGGCATCGCGACGGGGGCTTGCATTGCCGGGTATTCCCTGGTGGACGGGGCGGCCGTCTTCGCTATCGTCGCTTTCCAGACCATGCTTCTTTCCCTCCCGGCCCTCCGGGACCCCGAGGGAATCTTCCACCAGTGGGATCGTAACAGAAGGCCCGCCCTTTTTATCGCATTCCTGTCGGCCTCGGCCTACCTGGCCGTGCTGTACGCTCTCTCCGTCGCCCCCCTGAGCCTGGTAGCGCCAGCGAGGGAGATCAGCGTCGTGATCGGGACGTACCTGGGGACGACGGTACTCGGAGAAGGGGATCGAAAACGCAGGATGACGGGGTCGGTGATCATCCTGGCCGGGATAGCGCTCCTGGCGGTTGGGTAATATCGAGGCGGTCTGCCGCCGCCATTTCCCCGAAAGGGCTATACTGGAATGGTGGTCTCCATGGCCTTGGCGCCGCGATGGGGAGGCACCGATGGATTCCCTTAAAAAACAGCTGTCGACGGATAAGGGGGAGGCAGCGGGGAAAAGGAGAGGAAGGTCCATGAAATTCGTCAGGTACCAGAAGGCGGAGGATACTTGCTGGGGGATGTTGGAGGGCGACGTGATATCCGCCCTGGCGGGGGCGCCCGCCCTGGGATACACGGGAGCCGACGGGGGAACAAACCCTCATCGGGGAAGTAAACCTCCTCCCGCCGGCGGAGCCGGGGAACATCTTCTGCGTCGGACTGAACTACGCCGACCACGCGGAGGAGTACGGCCTGGAAATGCCGGAGGAACCGAACATCTTCCTCAAGGGGATCAACTCGCTCCTGGGACACGAGGGCACGATCCTCATCCCTGGCAGGCCGGGAAGGATCGACTACGAGGGGGAGATGGCGGTGGTCATCGGGAAGAGGTGCAGAAACGTCCCGGAAGCCGAGGCGCGGCACGTGATCTTCGGCCTGACCTGCCTCAACGACGTCAC
Protein-coding sequences here:
- a CDS encoding DUF2437 domain-containing protein — encoded protein: MKFVRYQKAEDTCWGMLEGDVISALAGAPALGYTGADGGTNPHRGSKPPPAGGAGEHLLRRTELRRPRGGVRPGNAGGTEHLPQGDQLAPGTRGHDPHPWQAGKDRLRGGDGGGHREEVQKRPGSRGAARDLRPDLPQRRHGPGAVEEGRAPYPLEELRHLLPHGTVARGQP
- a CDS encoding LD-carboxypeptidase, producing DDAAGIVLGQFTHIPPRKPKESFTLPEVLEAIIVPEGKPTLINGCFGHGPKKATLPLGARAVLDGSKSTLTVVESGVE
- a CDS encoding EamA family transporter, which produces MFSLFLLVTAAFLHAGWNLVAKRVAGGAAFAWLFSLLASLLLFPFALRASWGSNCCFGKTFIFLAVISAAFEAGYYILLQKGYKAGDLSVVYPLARGTGPLLSTLLAMALLGEDPTLLNQAGTGLVIAGIFWIAGGVSLFRDSCSRAAPLLGIATGACIAGYSLVDGAAVFAIVAFQTMLLSLPALRDPEGIFHQWDRNRRPALFIAFLSASAYLAVLYALSVAPLSLVAPAREISVVIGTYLGTTVLGEGDRKRRMTGSVIILAGIALLAVG